The Stigmatella aurantiaca genome includes the window CCGCGCCACGGCGTCGGTGAAGTCGAGCAGCCCCGCGGAGGCCGCGAGCCCGGCGACGGAGATGTTGTCCTTGACCCAGACGGGGATGCCCTGCAGCGGCTTCGAGACGCCCCCTTCCGCCAGCTCGCGGTCGCAGCGCGCCGCCTGCTCCCGGACGTCCGGAGCAATCGAGACGATGCTGTTGAGCGGAGGCCGCCCGCCCGTGCGGAGGTCGAACCGCTTGACGCGCTGGAGATAGAACTCGACCAGCCGTGAGCACGAGAGGGCGCCGCTGCGGTACCCCTCGTGAACGCTGTCGATGGTCGCTTCGTCGAGAACCGGCCCGCTCATGCCCCCGCCTTTCCCTGACTACGTGCTGGCATGCGGCACCGCCTCTAAGGCGGCGGGGGAATCCGGAATGACATCCGGCAGCTCCTCCTCGACCCGCCGGAGCGAGGGCATGAGCCAGCCCACGGCCGCCAGCACCACGATGAGCCCACCCAGGCCCACGAACATGAGGGCGATGCCCCGCCCGGGCCCCACCCCGAACACCTGCCCCAGGCTTCCCGCCAGGGCCCCTGCGGGGGACATGAGCGGCTCCAGCACCTTGTCGACCAGCGGCCCCGCGATGGCGAAGGAGATGACCGAAGCGGCCCTGCCCACCATTCCGTCCAGCGCGAAGACCCGCCCCTGCAGCTCGGGCACCACCTTGCGCTGCAGGATGACCTGCTTGCACCCGAGGATGACGGGGACACACAGGAACGTGCCGAAGCACGCGATGGAGGTCAGCATGCCCACCGGAATCACCCCGAAACCGGCCAGGCTGACCCCGAACAGGGCGGTGAAGGCGAAGACGCCGTACACCTTGCGCGAGGGCCCGCCCCAGGCGCCCATGAGGATGCTGCCCACCACCATCCCCACGCCACCAATGGACCGGACGCTGCCCAGCACCGCGGCCGTGCTCATGGACAGCACCAGCGGCGAGAGCGCCACCTGGGCCATGCCGGCCGTCAGGTTCAGCAAGAAGCTGAAGATCATGAGGCCCATCAAGCCCGCCCGGAGCCGGATGAAACTCCACCCTTCGAGGATCTCGTCCTGCCAGGAGCTCCCCTCGGCACGCTTCTGGGGAACGTGCTTCGCGAACCGGACGAGGAGCAAGGTGACCAGGGCAATGGAGAAGGAGGCGAGATCGATCAGGAGCACCCCGTGCATGCTCATGACGGACATCAAGAGTCCCGCCGCGAGCGGTGCCACGAGCTGCGTGAGCGCCTGGGAGGCCTGAACCATTCCGCTCGCACGGCCGATGTGCTCCTTGGGAACCATCAGGGTGGTGGCGGCCATCCAGGCCGGGGTGCGGAACGTGTCCGCAGCGCAGTTGAGCACCACGAGGACGACGATGGCCCACAGCTCGGCGCGCTGCATGAAGAACAGCCACATGGCGCCCAGCGCGCACAACAGGCCCAC containing:
- a CDS encoding MFS transporter, which produces MNAFLTVWLGQLVSKFGSQLAGFALSIWVFESTGSTSAFALVSLAAVLPAFLAAPVAGLVADRFSHRWVMFWSDVVGLLCALGAMWLFFMQRAELWAIVVLVVLNCAADTFRTPAWMAATTLMVPKEHIGRASGMVQASQALTQLVAPLAAGLLMSVMSMHGVLLIDLASFSIALVTLLLVRFAKHVPQKRAEGSSWQDEILEGWSFIRLRAGLMGLMIFSFLLNLTAGMAQVALSPLVLSMSTAAVLGSVRSIGGVGMVVGSILMGAWGGPSRKVYGVFAFTALFGVSLAGFGVIPVGMLTSIACFGTFLCVPVILGCKQVILQRKVVPELQGRVFALDGMVGRAASVISFAIAGPLVDKVLEPLMSPAGALAGSLGQVFGVGPGRGIALMFVGLGGLIVVLAAVGWLMPSLRRVEEELPDVIPDSPAALEAVPHAST